ATTGTGCAAAGAggagacgaacaatatgaagtgtcaAACCCAAAATGAGCCAAAAGGTAGGATTTGTATTCTCTCGGGTTCTATCTATCACCGGATAGAACCCTATGTGCAACAAAAGTTCTTCTGCCTAAACATTCTAGCGAGTATAGTTTGCAAGTTTTAGACAAAGCGAGTGCGGAGTAGCGGTGATAATAGTTGTAGAATTGGTTACTAGAAATATAAGCATCATTGCAGTTTTATATGTGGGAGAGACCTATGCTAATATACTATCTATACTTGGAATTATATGTACTTATGATTGAAACCCTGCAAGCATCCACATATACTAAGAAatttattaaggtaaaaccaaccCATAACATTAAAATCTAAGGGTCCTCTACATCCCATAAGCAACAATACACAAACTTGGACACCGTAATGTATGCCACTCCGGCCATCCTTCCTAAGCAGATCATTACATACTGCAAAACGCTAAAGTGTGATCCGCATACATgggcactcatatgatgggcaccgaaGGATAGTCAAGAAAACAtaacatgcaactcaaatcaacCATAGTCACCAAAAAAAACCTCACGCCGCCGCCATAGACCATGCTACCAATTCTGCCACCCATCCGCATCCTCCCGCATTTCGCCACTGCACCTCCAGTCTCTCTGTGTCACCTAGCCATCGGCAAGGCACACATAGTGTTGCGGTTGGTGCCGAGGTCGAGCACAAGATGTTGGTGACAATACATTATGGAGTACAATTAATGGTTCCTCCCAATACATTATGGAGTACCAAGTAGCCTATAGATGGATCATattaatttctgccaaaagataggCAGTACTTAAGTATGTTCATTAATTATTTTCCATACATATAATACCAAAAGATATACTCAACTATGTATTCATTAATTAATTCCATATAATGGGTACAAAGGGATATCCTCCTCCACAGCTATAAATACACATACCAGACCTTCTCACCGATAACATTCAACTCACAATCCAAAAGCCACAAGAACACAATATGAGAATTCCATTCTTTCTCATCACAatcctccttctctctctccaaTTCAATGCTTCCCCAGTTGGTGGAAGCAAGAAGGTGACGAACATCCGCTTCTACCTCCACAACACCCATAAGGTGAATGATCCATCCTCGGTCCTTGTCGCACAAAACACCAATGCCACAGCCCACGCCCGTGGCTTAGTGCCCTTTAGCTCTGTCTACGTGTTTGACGACGTGCTCACAAAGGGGGCCACAAGTAGATCTAAGGTGGTTGGGAATGCACAGGGCATGTACGTTGAAACGGGGAAAGACGGGTACACGATATTGTTAACTATTGATTGTGAGATGACAGATGGTCCATTCAAAGGCAGCTCGTTCGTGATGTTCTCAAGAAATGAATTCAGAAAGCCAATCAGGGAGGTCCCCGTTATTGGAGGTCGTGGTGCATTCCGAATGGCCAAAGGGTACGGCTTGCTCAAGACCGTTTGTGTTGACTGTATCAACTCGGTGAAACCGTCCAAGGGAGATATCGTCGAGTATAATGTGACTCTCTACCTCCATTGAGTTTATATATGATTGTTATGCGTTTCTTATAGTTCATAATAACATTAATGGATGATTGAGTTTCTTGGTTATTATGCTTTGTCAAATTATCACATGACCCCCTCAACCTATCTTGTTAGTTTGAACTTTTATAATAGATATGTTGCTTTCGCAAAAAATAAAACCTATCATGTTAAGCTTGCAGGCCACTGTTTTTCCCGATAATTATCATATCTTACTATTTCTAGTCCCGGAATAGCAGTATGCGTCCCAAATCATTTTCTTGCTTTTGGGTCTTTATACACCTTTTCCTTTCAAACTAGCAGCCATCAGAATAGGCATGTGCTACAATAATAATATCAAACTGAAAAATATATTCCACAACCTGATGACTGATATACCCATGATCACATGTGACAAAAAAATCAGCTTTGGTATGATGCATTTTCAAAATGATCAGCCTTCGATCGTTCCAGCTAGATAAATTGAAGCAAGTTACTCAAAACAAAATCCCCATACGAAAAAAAACCAGAGCAAGTAAACTACACATTTATTTTTGAAGGCATGCAtgcccaacagcagcagcagctttGAACCCAGCGGCTGTCCCGGTGGATAACAAGGTGGTGGTGTCTTACTGACGAATGCAACCAAGTTTTTGACGGTGGATAAGAAGGGTGTACTACTCCACTATACATACAACAAATTATTAACACAAGCATATCAGAAAAACCAACTACTCTTATCACATCAATAACAGCTGGTTTGCCACCGCCTTAAACATATTAGGTCTCTTCCTTGCCGGGACAGCTGTCCACGCAACTTTCACCTCCACTTGGGCACAGCCCATCCTCCGATTGACCACTTCATCAGAATGACCTAGAGTGAGGGCAAGGTATTCAAGTGCATCACCACCCACAAGAAATAGCGCCAGCTTCTTCTCCCGTGTGACGGCGACCACACGACGACTCAACGGAACAGAGCCGCCATCACCGATTATGGTCGGCCCTCCTGCTGCTTCGTATAGAATGATATGATCCTTGAAGTTGCCAGGTGTCGAAGCAGCTACTCTTGAGATGTTGCACGGCCCCTTCAAAACATTTATTTCAATTGTTGCTTCCACAGGGTTGTAGACCTGTGCACATAACAATTCCACCGAACTCAACCAACTACCTTGCCTTCACGAAGACGAATTCTAGTATGCCTTTGCTAAAGTCTTTGTCCGCACAACCATCATGCTTGATCTTTAAATCAATCTCAAAATAAACCCTGTTTTCCGAGACAAGCCCTCGACATGGATCTGTCAAAGATAACATATCATCCTGCAAAAGAAAAAAGTGAAAATTCTGTGTTGGACGCCACCAAGAGTCAATCACGGGTACCGAATAAAGGCGCATACCGGCGAGCTGATGTGTTGGGGGTCGTCCCTTTCACGCCGAAACAGATAGACACATCGGTAGTCCTCTGTGTCCCTTGCAACAACAGTGCCAAATATGTCAACCGGAAAGCCAACATCTGATTCCCTTACCTTCAAGGAAACGACATTGACACAATATCCCATGACCGACTTACTCGTTGGTGTTTTGTTATTAAGCGGTGGGCCACGGGAAAAGCTAGCTGCGGATAAAGGCAACGGTCACAAATCAAAGCCAGCATTGTACAGTCTTTGCATCCAACTATAAATAAAGACCTCAAAGAAAACATACGTAATGGAAcgaacaatcatcaaaatactcACTCTCTTTATCTAAGTCGAAGAAGGCAAGGTTGAAGTCGCTGAATCGATGACGTACTAAACCATCGATCTTGGGCTCGTATCCGGTGAAGTCTTGGCGACGAACTATGTCGAGAGCCCGTAACGCCTTATCTACCAATTTTCGCTCTAGGTGCCACCAATTTGCGTTGATTTTCATAGCGGCTAAAACCTGCTCACCAACACCAAAGAGTACATGGATCATGGTAGGATTTTGCGGTTCATCCATATCCAAGCCACCGAGGAATAATAAAACTAGATAACTGTACAGTTTTGTTGTTGATGTCAATGGAAGACATTATTATTAAGTGGTATTGCATCTGGAGAGTGTAAAGACATTATAAATGGACATACATACCGTGTGGCTAGCGCAAGATTCACTTGAATGCTCTTGATGTAATTCCGGAGTGAAGACACCCCTGATGTTTAGTACATGACAGGTCTCATGGGGCGACTTGCCCTTGATCTTATTGGCGAGAGTCTGACAGGTGAGTGCAAGCAGGCCTTGGATTTCAAGTTTGTGGGAAGCCTGTTAATAGTAATACAGTGCTTaaagaaatgaagaagaagaaatatggTCCTGATTGTCATTGGAGAAGATAGAGGTAACAATAACTGCGTAAAACACTGCTTATATGCGGATATTAGGCCAGTAGAAAATACATTCGCATGCAAACGCTTTGTGTGTCATAAGCGAACTAGGGTTATTAGGCTAGGCTAGACAATCATGATAAACTAGATAATTGGATTTTGTGTGACAGAATAAAATTGCTGAAGCTCACCAGGGTGAGATCGTATAGTGTCTCGAGATCTAGGTCGGCGACGAACTTGGCGTCCCAGGCGCGGAGGTCATGGTCGTCTGCACTGGCGGAGCTTCGGCAAGGCCGAATGGGCCGTGGCCCGCCCAACATTTTGACATTTGTACACTAATTCATTTACTCCTAGGCCTTGAAACGTCAGCCCACAGGCTACTTAATTCTATTTGTCCGATCAGCCCGCCCAACAATTTgcctcaagctccgccactggtcgtctGAGTAGGCGTGCTTCTTGCAGTAGTGCAAGGCCTTGGCGAGTGTGTTGCCTTCGACGTTGACGTCGATGGGCTGGCCGTCGTAGCAGATGGTGTCGCAATGAATTTCCCCGGATTGTCTCGCCTCCCGCTCCGAGACCACGAAACTCATGCCGTCCGGGGTCTCGAGTAGGAACGTCTTCTCCTCCGCCGCCATCTTTTCTTCTCCCACCTGCGCCGCTGTCTTCTATCTTTTTTTGTTTTGAGAGAGACCGCTGTCTTCTATCTTGAGCGAGCAGACGATCGATTCGATGTGGACCCTTAAATAGAGGTAcctgggctgggctgggctgggcttCAACTCTTCCCGGACAAAGCCTCCGATTCCGAGGCCGACCCACCCACGAGGAGGACTCTCCCCTTTCCTCAGCAAATATatacagtattttttattattttgttCTTCTAAAAAAACAAATCCTTTTTTAAAACCGCGACAAACAAACCCCTAAAAAACCGCCAATATTTTTCTAAAATTCCTGAACAAAAAATGAATTTTTTAACAAAATTTTTAAACGAGGACATTTCATGAAATGCAAAAAAAACTATTTAAATTTTCGTAtcatttaaaaaataaaaataaacttggaaaacaaaaaataaactTTAAAAAACTAAAAACAAAATACTCACGAAAACCAAATAAAAAACAAACATAAATGAACCAGTCcaggaaccttctagaaagttACTAAAACCAAAACAGACGTACACGTTTAAACGGCCGGCCCAACTGATCGCTAGCTCCCTctcaaaaagcaaaagaaaaatttATCGCTAGGTTCACTTCACTGGCTCTGTGTGAACATCTGACATTTTGGCGCTTAATGCGTAATCGTAACCCTTATTCTATATGAAATGCCCCCGTCATAGCCACCAGTTCCCGACCGTTACGTCTGGCGGGATTATGATACGCAAAACCGAACCGAAAACCAAATACCATACCAAGAAAGCAAAACGAAATTTTCGTTTTTGCAGGTTTTGGTTTCTATTTTGAAATCTGAAAACCAATTGCATTTTGGTTTTTCGGTTAGAAACCGAAAACCATTTGGTTAAGCCAAGTTAACCGAAATTGAGAGTTTTGGGGTTCAAAAGCGTAATGGGCTGTTATAGAACAATACTTTCTAGCcaatagttttttaattcctgaacAAAAATTGATTTCTTTTAAATgacaacattttttgaaatccaaaAGAACATTTAAATTTTTCTAATATTTCTAAAAAAATTAAACttgcaaaataaaaaagaaaacgaATTGTTAAAAATAAACTAAAAACCTAAAAACAGCAACCCAGGAAAACCAAATTAGAAAAAACAAACATGTGAAGGCATGCCCGTACTTTTCATCCCCGTGCATATGAGAAAAACATTGCCCCGACTGAGATGGTAACCGATTTTCAACACGAAAAGTGTGGTGCTGACGGTTCTCGCCTGTTAGAGCATCTCCATCCGTTGGCCCTCTAAGgacgcctaaaatcgccgcctgggggcgagccggcgcaaaaaaCGGACTGGGGCGAGTTGGTTCCCAGCCGCCCCTGTCTaaattttttttaaaagaaaacgcTCGGCGAAGTTCGGCTAAACACGTCTAAACTTCGGCAAACTTATTAGACATGTTCGTGGCTTACATAGCAAATATATCTAAAAAAGAACTTGCTAAACGCGGAGTAGTCGCCGCCGTCatcgtcgtccttctcctccttgacgcggccgtccctggtgcacccctgcccggcgtcgccatggcagactggtggcggcggcggcgcgtcgtcgtcgtcgctgtcgtcgaggacgacgaTTCCTCCTTCGccgcagggcggcgcactggcgctccctcTCCATCTTCAGGGAGACCCGGCTCCGTTTTCACCGGCACGatacccggctccgtctttggcttgacgaagcgtggaggagccgacgaggaggcgcgccagccgccctcgttgatgacaatGTCGGCGCTGTGAGTGCGCCAGCCGAGCGGTGTctccgccgcaggctcggccttgacgtcgagcagcgccggagagccggaggagtgggaagaagaccgtgaggaggagtgcgaggaggaagatggggaggagccgaacctcctgggcatccattgcCCGGCGCGTCGGCGGTGggccggggcggccgccctcgccgcGGGAGGGTATGCTAgcggcgggttgttgccgccctcaAGGTGCGTCAGCACACCCTCgagcgtgcggccggggacgccccaccacatgtGGTGCCCCTCCCTGTTCTTCGTGTCGTTCACCACCGGCGCCCCGTTGATGGACGCCATCCTCTGCTGTTgacggcgctcgaagtacgccgcccacgccaCGTGGTTGTCGGTGGCATACTGGGGGAGGGCGAGCTGCTCGTCgatgagggaggcgcgcacgaacTCTACCTCGGTGGCGAAGTAGGGGGCGCGCGCCACGGTGTTGGGCAACGGGGGAAcgggcactcccccgttgctgagcctccaccccgtcggcccggcgcgcatgtccggaggcgccgggatgttggcctcgaacaggagccacgactcctgttcgcggagcgagcggcggccgaagccgttggccgccgcctcgtcgccggggaAACGTTCGGCCATCGCCGGGGCTGTCGGGGTGCTTGGAGGGCTCGGAGGCGGCGCACGGGAGAGGGAGGACTCGGCGGCGGCGAACGGGAGAGGGAGAGCTCTGCGACTagggctggtgtggccagaggcgaggaAGGCCACAGGCTTATATAACCGCGCCCATGTGTACGGGTGCGCAGGAGGGGAGGCGTCGTCgccccgcccgtgaggaatcaatggcaaggctgaacggcggcggcagggcggcagccttggcattgattcctgcgggaaccgaggcgatgagggcgacgaagcgCCAGTCTCGCTGACTCGGTGGGCCCACAGCTGCTTCACGCCAGAACAACTCGCCCCGGCACCCCCGAGCGCCCCCAACGCGCCGGGTTTGGCCTGAGGTCCATCAGCGCTGATTTCAGCCCAGGCCAGCGAAAATCAGGCTTCTAGAAACGCGACTGGGCTGAGGAGGCCTTTCTGggggcacggctggagatgctcttagggcatctccagccgttggccccccaggaggggcaaaaaatcgccccctgggggcgcaccggcgctaaaccgcgcactggggccgtgatgccccccagtcgcggcgcccacggttAGTCAAAAAAGTCAAATACAACGCAAAAACGACTCAAATTTAACGTaaacatcggcgagttcgttcaaacttaaacatattttacaaaaaaaaggaaaaaactaccCCAGGctaccccgccgtctccctcgccgcccgcccacgcggttctacatgccgaggaggctgtagaaccgcgtgtagtcaccgccgccgtcgtcatcgtcgtcgtcgccgcccccgccgtccctgctgcatccctcccccgattggcgcggcgggttggacggtccgggggcgtcgtcgtcgtcgtcgtcgctgttgaggaccacgacgccgtgctcgtcctcgcgcccatgcttgcgggcggcgatctcctccagggcccgcccgtgcgcgagccgccgtgagtacgcgtgacgggcgagggagggcgagggacgcgcgtcatccggtcttcactgcaccgcccgtgaggcatcaatggtgcaggctgaccggcgcagcagctttggcattgattcgccacgggaaacgaggcgatgaggacgatgaagggccgagaagagggtagagtcgctgacgcggcggacccgcggctgtttcgcgccaaaacagttcgccccagCGCCCCCGGGtgcccccccagcgcgccgggttcggcctgagtccgccggcgct
The Triticum dicoccoides isolate Atlit2015 ecotype Zavitan chromosome 3A, WEW_v2.0, whole genome shotgun sequence genome window above contains:
- the LOC119273360 gene encoding SKP1-like protein 11 — its product is MSFVVSEREARQSGEIHCDTICYDGQPIDVNVEGNTLAKALHYCKKHAYSDDHADDHDLRAWDAKFVADLDLETLYDLTLASHKLEIQGLLALTCQTLANKIKGKSPHETCHVLNIRGVFTPELHQEHSSESCASHTVLAAMKINANWWHLERKLVDKALRALDIVRRQDFTGYEPKIDGLVRHRFSDFNLAFFDLDKETSFSRGPPLNNKTPTSKGIRCWLSG